A genomic segment from Dendropsophus ebraccatus isolate aDenEbr1 chromosome 7, aDenEbr1.pat, whole genome shotgun sequence encodes:
- the LOC138797245 gene encoding N-acetyltransferase 8-like isoform X3, translating to MSDYFIRLYKDSDYDVARDLFAGGLVEHSNKAFHHAIRLPYICLPILAVLTLPALNLISIPISILMAVIAVVAVWFGARYMYTSYIDHALSDDMLDIREYYLQRDGYNFWVAESSDGEVIGTIAALPSSEPGGEKHLELKRLSVAEHHRGKGIGSVLCRTLIDFARKRGCEAVVLTTTLSQIEAQKMYEKLGFRHTDTLYLLGPLSEFLGFSFLAYKYDIPAA from the coding sequence ATGTCTGACTACTTTATCCGACTGTACAAGGACTCTGACTATGATGTGGCCAGGGATCTGTTCGCGGGTGGACTCGTAGAGCACAGCAATAAAGCCTTTCACCATGCAATACGGCTGCCATACATCTGCCTTCCGATATTGGCTGTGTTGACCCTTCCAGCACTAAACCTCATCTCTATCCCGATCTCCATCCTTATGGCGGTCATAGCTGTAGTCGCTGTATGGTTTGGTGCCCGTTACATGTACACGTCCTACATAGATCACGCCCTCTCCGATGACATGTTGGACATTCGTGAATATTACCTGCAGCGGGACGGTTACAACTTCTGGGTGGCGGAGTCATCCGATGGTGAAGTCATAGGGACCATCGCTGCTCTTCCTTCTTCTGAGCCTGGAGGAGAGAAACATCTGGAACTGAAACGACTCTCGGTGGCCGAACATCACAGAGGGAAAGGGATCGGCTCAGTGTTGTGCAGGACCCTCATTGACTTTGCCCGGAAGAGAGGCTGCGAGGCCGTGGTCCTCACTACCACCCTATCACAAATAGAGGCACAGAAAATGTACGAGAAGCTCGGCTTCAGGCACACAGACACCTTGTACCTTCTGGGGCCCCTGAGTGAGTTCCTGGGCTTTAGCTTCCTGGCCTATAAATATGACATCCCAGCAGCTTAG